In Rhizobium gallicum bv. gallicum R602sp, the following proteins share a genomic window:
- a CDS encoding SDR family NAD(P)-dependent oxidoreductase, which yields MLLQGKTAVISGAASKRGIGRSTAELFAQHGARVAILDIDAQAADEAAAELPTSGQVRHIGLGCDVSDRASCQAAADAVVAAFGSVGVLINNAGITQPVRTLEITESDWHRIVDVNMTGVLFLSQAFIPNMRENGGGSIACMSSVSAQRGGGIFGGPHYSAAKAGVLGLAKAMAREFGPAGIRVNSVTPGLIQTDITAGKLGDDARAEIIRGIPLSRLGEARDVANIYLFLASDLSAYVTGAVIDVNGGMLIH from the coding sequence ATGCTACTGCAGGGAAAAACCGCGGTCATATCGGGCGCGGCGAGCAAGCGCGGAATTGGCCGCTCCACGGCCGAACTATTCGCTCAGCACGGTGCCAGGGTGGCGATCCTGGATATCGATGCGCAGGCTGCCGACGAGGCTGCCGCCGAGTTGCCGACCTCCGGCCAGGTTCGCCACATCGGGCTTGGCTGCGACGTGTCCGACCGGGCTTCCTGCCAGGCTGCCGCAGACGCCGTCGTCGCCGCGTTCGGCTCCGTAGGTGTTCTGATTAACAATGCTGGCATCACCCAGCCCGTGAGGACGCTCGAAATCACCGAGTCCGACTGGCATCGCATCGTCGATGTCAACATGACCGGCGTTCTCTTTCTCAGCCAGGCCTTCATTCCGAACATGCGCGAAAACGGCGGCGGGTCGATCGCCTGCATGTCGTCCGTGTCGGCGCAGCGCGGCGGCGGGATTTTCGGCGGACCGCATTACTCGGCGGCGAAGGCGGGTGTGCTCGGGCTCGCCAAGGCCATGGCGCGCGAGTTCGGTCCGGCCGGCATCCGGGTCAATTCCGTGACGCCGGGCCTGATCCAGACCGACATCACCGCGGGCAAGCTCGGCGACGATGCGCGCGCAGAGATCATCAGGGGGATTCCCCTCAGCCGTCTCGGCGAGGCGCGTGATGTGGCGAATATCTATCTGTTCCTTGCATCCGATCTCTCCGCCTATGTCACCGGCGCCGTCATCGACGTCAATGGCGGCATGCTGATCCACTGA
- a CDS encoding transketolase, whose protein sequence is MAQIGHNVSLSERARRIRRHALRMGEVQGQGYIAQALGIADVLAVSYFHATHYRSEDPEWEGRDRFLLSIGHYAIALYAALIEAKIIPEDELETYGADDSRLPMSGMAAYTPGMEITGGSLGHGLGIAVGMSLALKRKKSTSFVYNLFSDGELDEGSTWEAAMSAGSSKLDNLIGIVDVNQMQADGPSMAVLNFEPLGAKFEAFGWFVQRVDGNDIDALVAAFDAARHHKGEQPRIIICDTKMAKGVPFLEARERNHFLRVEPHEWAEAIRIVDAGVVT, encoded by the coding sequence ATGGCTCAGATCGGTCACAATGTCAGTCTTTCCGAGCGCGCCCGGCGCATACGCCGCCACGCGCTGCGGATGGGCGAGGTGCAGGGCCAGGGCTATATCGCCCAGGCGCTCGGAATTGCCGACGTCCTTGCGGTTTCTTATTTCCATGCGACCCATTACCGATCGGAGGACCCGGAATGGGAAGGGCGCGACCGCTTCCTTCTGTCGATCGGGCATTATGCAATCGCGCTCTACGCCGCCTTGATCGAGGCCAAGATCATTCCCGAGGATGAACTTGAGACCTATGGGGCCGACGACAGCCGGCTGCCGATGTCCGGCATGGCAGCATACACGCCGGGCATGGAGATAACCGGCGGATCGCTCGGTCACGGGCTCGGCATCGCGGTTGGAATGTCGCTCGCGCTGAAGCGCAAGAAATCCACCTCGTTCGTCTACAACCTTTTCTCCGACGGAGAACTGGACGAGGGATCGACCTGGGAGGCCGCAATGTCGGCCGGCTCCTCCAAGCTGGACAATCTGATCGGTATCGTCGACGTCAACCAGATGCAGGCGGACGGCCCCTCCATGGCCGTCTTGAACTTCGAGCCGCTGGGCGCGAAATTCGAAGCTTTCGGCTGGTTTGTCCAACGCGTCGACGGAAACGACATCGACGCGCTGGTCGCCGCCTTCGATGCGGCGCGCCACCACAAGGGCGAACAGCCGCGCATCATCATATGCGACACCAAGATGGCCAAGGGCGTGCCTTTCCTGGAGGCGCGTGAGCGCAACCATTTCCTGCGGGTCGAGCCGCATGAATGGGCCGAAGCGATCAGGATCGTCGATGCGGGAGTGGTGACATGA
- a CDS encoding transketolase family protein — protein MRRSKYVRPEHLTHGGDRPRLTTSAMIASIAGADQPTKPAPFGHALADLASRDDRIVGLSADLAKYTDLHVFRAAHPDRFYQMGMAEQLLMMSAAGMAREGFQPWVTTYAVFASRRAYDFVCLAIAEERLDVKIVCALPGLTTGYGPSHQATEDIAMFRGMPNLTIVDPCDASEIEQAVPVLSAHRGPVYMRLLRGNVPLVLDEYGYRFELGKAKLIRDGRDTLIISSGLMTMRALEAAKHLEKDGVDAGVLHVATIKPLDEETILAECSKQNRLVVVAENHTLIGGLGEAVAATLMRSDVRPTAFRQIALPDEFLEAGALPTLHERYGLSTSRVEAAVKSWLNE, from the coding sequence ATGAGGCGCTCGAAATATGTCCGGCCGGAACATCTGACCCATGGTGGCGACCGCCCGCGCCTCACGACATCGGCTATGATTGCGTCGATCGCGGGAGCGGACCAGCCGACGAAGCCCGCACCGTTCGGCCATGCGCTCGCGGACCTCGCTTCGCGGGACGATAGGATCGTCGGTCTTTCCGCAGATCTCGCGAAATACACCGATCTGCATGTTTTCAGGGCGGCGCATCCGGACCGTTTCTACCAGATGGGCATGGCCGAGCAGCTTCTGATGATGTCGGCCGCCGGCATGGCGCGGGAGGGTTTCCAGCCGTGGGTAACGACTTATGCCGTGTTCGCTTCGCGGCGGGCCTATGACTTCGTCTGCCTGGCGATTGCGGAAGAGAGGCTGGACGTGAAGATCGTCTGCGCGCTTCCCGGGCTGACGACGGGATACGGCCCGAGCCATCAGGCGACCGAGGACATAGCCATGTTCCGCGGGATGCCGAACCTGACGATCGTCGATCCTTGTGACGCAAGCGAGATTGAACAAGCGGTGCCGGTTTTGTCGGCACACAGGGGGCCGGTCTATATGCGTCTCCTGCGGGGCAACGTTCCGCTCGTCCTGGACGAGTACGGCTACAGATTCGAACTCGGCAAGGCCAAGCTCATCCGTGATGGCAGGGATACCCTGATCATATCATCCGGCCTCATGACGATGCGCGCCCTGGAAGCTGCCAAACACCTTGAGAAGGACGGCGTGGACGCCGGCGTGCTGCATGTGGCGACCATCAAGCCGCTCGACGAGGAGACCATCCTAGCCGAATGCAGCAAGCAGAACCGGCTGGTCGTGGTTGCGGAAAATCACACGCTGATCGGTGGGCTGGGCGAGGCGGTTGCAGCGACCCTCATGCGCTCCGACGTCCGGCCGACTGCTTTCCGTCAAATTGCGCTTCCCGACGAATTCCTCGAGGCCGGAGCCCTGCCGACCTTGCACGAGCGATATGGGCTCTCGACGTCGAGGGTGGAGGCGGCCGTCAAATCTTGGCTGAATGAATAA
- a CDS encoding TRAP transporter substrate-binding protein translates to MSLHINRRGFLSVAAGALAAPALVAGVRPARAATTLTLGHGAAPGNPRTIAAAKFAELVAVKTSGRVKINVAGAETLGSDSAMLTSLRTGALDFTANSQGATSALVPELAALGLPFLFPDTAKAMKVLGGPVGAELNKRFDAVGVVPLDWWDNGIRHLTNSKRNIAAPGDLKGLKIRTPADPMTIDIFQALGAGTEQIAFGELYIALQQGVVDGQENPLANIESSKLFEVNKYISLTAHKWESTPFLMSKIARARLGADLEAVKAAAKEAGDLQRKLSAEKDGQVLANFKKNTAVEVVEVDRAAFVKATASVAENWKKKPFGDFVSKIESEAKA, encoded by the coding sequence ATGAGCTTGCATATCAATCGGCGTGGATTTCTTTCTGTTGCGGCGGGTGCCTTGGCTGCGCCCGCATTGGTGGCCGGCGTGCGGCCGGCCAGGGCCGCGACAACCCTTACTCTCGGTCATGGCGCGGCCCCCGGCAATCCGCGGACGATTGCCGCTGCCAAATTCGCGGAACTCGTGGCGGTAAAGACCTCCGGCCGGGTGAAGATCAATGTCGCCGGCGCCGAGACGCTCGGCAGCGACTCCGCGATGCTGACCAGCCTTCGCACGGGGGCGCTCGATTTTACCGCCAACAGCCAGGGCGCAACATCGGCCCTGGTTCCGGAACTGGCGGCCCTCGGGCTTCCCTTCCTGTTTCCCGATACGGCAAAAGCGATGAAGGTGTTGGGCGGGCCGGTCGGCGCCGAGCTGAACAAGCGGTTCGACGCCGTCGGCGTCGTTCCGCTCGACTGGTGGGACAACGGCATTCGCCATCTCACCAATTCCAAGCGTAACATTGCGGCGCCCGGTGACCTGAAGGGACTCAAGATCCGCACCCCCGCCGATCCGATGACGATCGACATCTTCCAGGCGCTTGGTGCAGGCACGGAACAGATCGCCTTCGGCGAACTCTATATCGCCCTGCAGCAAGGCGTCGTGGACGGCCAGGAAAATCCGCTCGCCAATATCGAAAGCTCGAAACTCTTCGAGGTCAACAAGTACATCAGCCTCACAGCCCATAAGTGGGAGTCGACCCCATTCCTCATGTCGAAGATCGCCCGGGCCCGGCTCGGAGCCGATCTTGAGGCGGTCAAGGCCGCCGCGAAGGAGGCGGGCGACCTGCAGCGCAAACTCTCCGCGGAAAAGGACGGTCAGGTTCTCGCGAACTTCAAGAAGAACACGGCCGTCGAAGTGGTGGAAGTCGACCGGGCGGCCTTCGTGAAGGCGACCGCTTCCGTTGCCGAAAACTGGAAGAAGAAGCCGTTCGGCGATTTCGTCAGCAAGATCGAATCGGAAGCAAAGGCGTGA
- a CDS encoding TRAP transporter small permease has translation MQSLLQCVDMLSRAIVMLSRFVVIASGIALTVVTTANVVARYTSQSGGFSFAQELPMLMFPWFILAGIVLAAHAGGHMAVEWLYDKLGGGMRLSALVLANVISIIAFVTLAYQSIVVAEIAGMEQSPVLRLPNSVGYYALAVGAFLVSIVTAAATVRVLRFGWESRIEIKAEEMPL, from the coding sequence ATGCAAAGCTTGCTGCAGTGCGTCGACATGCTGTCGCGCGCAATCGTAATGCTGTCCCGTTTCGTCGTCATCGCCAGCGGCATCGCGCTGACGGTGGTGACGACGGCCAATGTCGTTGCCCGCTACACATCGCAGAGCGGTGGTTTCTCCTTCGCCCAGGAGCTGCCGATGCTGATGTTTCCCTGGTTCATCCTGGCAGGCATCGTCCTTGCAGCCCATGCCGGCGGGCACATGGCGGTCGAATGGCTCTATGACAAGCTTGGCGGCGGCATGAGGCTTTCGGCCCTCGTCCTGGCGAACGTCATCAGTATCATCGCCTTCGTCACCCTCGCCTATCAGTCGATCGTGGTGGCCGAGATCGCCGGCATGGAACAGAGCCCCGTCCTGCGGCTGCCGAACAGCGTTGGCTACTATGCGCTCGCCGTCGGCGCCTTCCTGGTGTCGATCGTCACGGCCGCTGCGACCGTCCGCGTGCTCCGGTTCGGCTGGGAATCCCGGATCGAGATTAAGGCCGAGGAGATGCCCCTGTGA
- a CDS encoding TRAP transporter large permease subunit: MTLIMIISFCVLMVLAVPVGYGLIIAAGLGILFNGYVPLSVVAQQVYDQTQSFPMLALPFFMLAGTLMLGGELGKQLLELASRAMQRWRGGPLSTTVVSSVVFGGVSGSAVANASALGSVLIPWQKRQGFPPALCAANNATSAVIDVLVPPSIPMILYSLISGVSVADLFISGILPGIIMAVSFIFVCWFISVRRRYAAEAVKIRKRDLARLAIQSLPAILLPILIILLLRFGFATPTEVAVLSVVYSLLLSLLFYRDLTWKRFCDNLVEAGVATGVVMLVIMGSAAVGWGLTFDQAPQQMAEWVAANISSPIVIILMMNVLMLIVGMPLDMPPAILLLGPIFVPLADAIGLDRVQLGLMMVINLGIGLYTPPIGTTLFISSSIAGAPLGATTRELWPFFGMAMLLLLAVSFIPALTIY, translated from the coding sequence GTGACGCTGATCATGATCATCTCCTTCTGCGTGCTGATGGTCCTGGCGGTGCCGGTCGGTTACGGGCTGATCATCGCCGCCGGCCTCGGCATTCTCTTCAACGGATACGTGCCGTTGTCCGTGGTCGCCCAGCAGGTCTACGATCAGACCCAGTCGTTTCCGATGCTCGCCCTGCCGTTCTTCATGCTGGCGGGGACGCTGATGCTCGGAGGCGAACTCGGCAAGCAGCTCTTGGAACTCGCCTCCCGCGCGATGCAGCGCTGGCGCGGAGGGCCGCTCTCGACGACCGTGGTCTCTTCCGTCGTCTTCGGCGGCGTTTCCGGATCCGCGGTCGCCAATGCCAGTGCGCTAGGCTCGGTGCTGATCCCGTGGCAGAAGCGGCAGGGATTTCCGCCAGCGCTCTGTGCGGCAAACAACGCGACTTCCGCGGTCATCGACGTGTTGGTCCCTCCCTCAATCCCGATGATCCTCTACTCCCTGATCAGCGGTGTCAGCGTCGCAGACCTGTTCATCTCGGGTATCCTGCCGGGCATCATCATGGCGGTGAGTTTCATCTTCGTCTGCTGGTTCATCTCGGTCCGCAGGAGATATGCCGCCGAGGCGGTCAAGATTCGCAAGCGCGATCTGGCAAGGCTTGCGATCCAGAGCCTTCCCGCAATCCTCCTGCCGATCCTGATCATTCTCCTCCTTCGCTTCGGGTTCGCGACGCCGACCGAAGTCGCCGTGCTGTCGGTCGTCTATTCGCTGCTGCTCAGCCTGCTGTTCTACCGCGATCTCACCTGGAAACGCTTCTGCGATAACCTGGTGGAAGCGGGAGTAGCCACTGGCGTCGTCATGCTCGTCATCATGGGCAGCGCCGCCGTCGGCTGGGGTCTCACCTTCGACCAGGCGCCACAGCAGATGGCGGAATGGGTTGCCGCCAATATCTCCAGCCCGATCGTCATCATCTTGATGATGAACGTCCTGATGCTCATCGTCGGTATGCCGCTCGACATGCCGCCCGCCATCCTGCTGCTCGGACCGATCTTCGTGCCGCTGGCCGATGCCATTGGTCTCGACCGGGTGCAGCTCGGCCTGATGATGGTCATCAATCTCGGCATCGGGCTTTACACGCCGCCGATCGGCACGACGCTGTTCATCTCGTCGTCGATCGCCGGAGCGCCGCTCGGAGCGACCACACGTGAACTCTGGCCGTTCTTCGGCATGGCGATGCTGCTGCTGCTCGCCGTGAGCTTCATCCCGGCGCTGACGATCTACTAG
- a CDS encoding sugar ABC transporter ATP-binding protein has protein sequence MEDGRKFVATVKGLTKSYGATSVLKGVDFSLARGEIHALLGGNGAGKSTMIRIITGLAGKDGGDIEFRDAADNPLSDTEGRSKVAVVHQELALLPHLTVAENIVLPRFPNGLRLFDRKRSWRQAHDALAIIDREFAGTSLHELVGDLSLHQGQMVEIARALSSGAELILLDEPTANLTALETERLFSVLRRLTRENGLAIVFVSHRMKEIRQIADVCTIIRDGRTVVDRAPTRSLSDTAIIEKMGQITARHAEGVGAAHPVPRSAAAFADDTLVIRDADVEITLAAGMILGVAGAPVGPQSLISALVGAAKARRWTVARAGWPQAFTSPRQAARSGLGFVTGDRAHKGILGNLPIIDNVMASRRILRHSVFTSGRERAKCLDLVEALKIKAASIWDLPDTLSGGTQQKLLLARWLGLSSRLLVLEEPTRGVDIGTKKEIYQLIRQMAASGTIIVWWSTENAELLEVCDRVVAFDTEGRCAGVIEKQDLSEDALANMTGMAA, from the coding sequence ATGGAAGATGGCCGAAAGTTCGTCGCAACGGTCAAGGGGTTGACCAAGTCCTACGGCGCCACATCCGTTCTCAAAGGCGTGGATTTCTCGCTGGCGCGCGGCGAGATTCATGCACTGCTCGGCGGCAACGGTGCCGGAAAATCGACGATGATCCGCATCATCACCGGGCTCGCCGGAAAGGATGGCGGCGACATCGAGTTCAGGGATGCGGCGGACAATCCGCTGAGTGACACCGAGGGCAGGTCGAAAGTGGCCGTCGTCCACCAGGAATTGGCGCTTCTGCCGCATCTAACGGTCGCCGAGAACATCGTCTTGCCGCGCTTTCCGAACGGCCTGCGCCTGTTTGACCGCAAGCGGTCGTGGCGGCAGGCCCATGATGCCCTGGCTATCATCGATCGGGAGTTCGCGGGCACCTCGCTCCACGAACTGGTCGGCGATCTCAGCCTCCATCAAGGGCAGATGGTCGAGATCGCAAGGGCGCTTTCCTCCGGGGCCGAACTTATCCTTCTCGACGAACCGACCGCCAACCTTACGGCGCTCGAGACGGAGCGACTGTTCTCGGTGCTGAGACGGCTGACCCGGGAAAACGGCCTTGCCATCGTATTCGTGTCGCACCGGATGAAGGAGATCAGGCAGATCGCCGATGTCTGCACGATCATCCGGGACGGAAGGACCGTCGTCGACCGGGCCCCCACGAGAAGCCTGTCCGATACGGCGATCATCGAGAAGATGGGTCAGATCACCGCAAGACACGCCGAGGGCGTCGGGGCGGCGCATCCGGTGCCCCGAAGCGCGGCGGCTTTCGCCGACGACACGCTCGTCATCCGGGACGCAGATGTCGAAATAACGTTGGCTGCGGGAATGATCCTCGGCGTCGCGGGTGCTCCGGTCGGCCCGCAATCGTTGATTTCGGCTTTGGTCGGAGCGGCGAAAGCAAGGCGCTGGACGGTTGCGCGGGCCGGCTGGCCGCAGGCCTTTACGTCCCCCCGGCAGGCCGCCCGTTCCGGATTGGGTTTCGTCACCGGCGACCGCGCGCACAAGGGCATTCTGGGCAATCTTCCAATCATCGACAACGTGATGGCCTCGCGCCGCATCCTGCGCCACAGCGTCTTCACAAGCGGGCGTGAGAGGGCGAAGTGCCTGGATCTGGTCGAGGCGCTGAAGATCAAGGCAGCCTCTATCTGGGACCTGCCCGACACGCTGAGCGGAGGGACGCAGCAGAAGCTCCTGCTCGCCCGCTGGCTCGGGCTTTCCTCCCGCCTTCTCGTGCTGGAGGAGCCGACACGCGGCGTCGACATCGGAACCAAGAAGGAGATTTACCAGCTGATCCGTCAGATGGCGGCAAGCGGGACGATCATCGTCTGGTGGTCGACGGAAAACGCCGAGCTCCTGGAGGTCTGCGACCGGGTGGTGGCGTTCGATACGGAAGGCCGCTGCGCCGGCGTGATCGAAAAGCAAGATTTGAGCGAGGACGCTCTCGCGAACATGACGGGAATGGCGGCATGA